One stretch of Rhodoferax lithotrophicus DNA includes these proteins:
- the tgt gene encoding tRNA guanosine(34) transglycosylase Tgt, whose product MLKFDLLQTDPATPDTGYAGSHARRGTLTLNHGVVQTPIFMPVGTYGTVKGVTPASLDDMGAQIILGNTFHLWMRPGQEVMKSFGGLHGFERWNKPILTDSGGFQVWSLGAMRKITEEGVHFSSPVNGDKLFMSPEVSMQIQTTLNSDIVMQLDECTPYLSVEPKTKGQITTEREARTSMEMSLRWAKRSQAEFARLENPNALFGIVQGGMFEHLRQESLEALVEMNFPGYAVGGVSVGEPKDEMLRIMAHSPHRLPAHKPRYLMGVGTPEDLVEGVAQGVDMFDCVMPTRNARNGTLFTRFGDLKMRNARHKTDHGPLDATCTCYTCKGVTRPDGTVSGGFSRAYLHHLDRCGEMLSPMLSSIHNLHYYLNLMTEVRAALDAGTFGAFRQQFKADRARGV is encoded by the coding sequence ATGCTGAAATTTGACCTGCTCCAAACCGACCCCGCCACCCCCGACACCGGCTACGCGGGCTCCCACGCCCGCCGTGGCACGCTCACCCTGAACCACGGCGTGGTGCAAACCCCGATCTTCATGCCGGTGGGTACCTACGGCACCGTCAAAGGGGTGACACCCGCCAGCCTGGACGACATGGGGGCACAAATCATTCTGGGCAACACCTTTCACCTGTGGATGCGTCCCGGCCAAGAGGTGATGAAAAGTTTTGGTGGCCTGCACGGCTTTGAGCGCTGGAACAAGCCGATCCTGACCGACTCCGGCGGCTTTCAGGTCTGGAGCCTGGGGGCGATGCGCAAGATCACCGAAGAAGGTGTGCACTTCTCCAGCCCGGTCAACGGCGACAAACTCTTCATGTCGCCCGAAGTGAGCATGCAAATCCAGACCACACTCAACAGCGACATCGTCATGCAGTTGGACGAATGCACGCCGTATTTGTCGGTCGAGCCTAAAACCAAAGGCCAGATCACCACCGAGCGCGAAGCCCGCACCAGCATGGAAATGAGCCTGCGCTGGGCCAAGCGCAGCCAGGCCGAGTTCGCCCGGCTGGAAAACCCCAACGCGCTGTTTGGTATTGTGCAAGGTGGCATGTTCGAGCACCTGCGCCAGGAGTCGCTGGAAGCCTTGGTCGAGATGAACTTCCCCGGCTACGCCGTCGGTGGTGTGAGTGTGGGCGAGCCCAAAGACGAGATGCTGCGCATCATGGCCCACAGCCCGCACCGCCTGCCCGCACACAAACCGCGCTACCTGATGGGAGTTGGCACGCCCGAAGACCTGGTGGAAGGTGTGGCGCAAGGTGTGGACATGTTTGACTGCGTCATGCCGACCCGCAACGCGCGCAACGGCACCCTGTTCACCCGCTTTGGCGACCTGAAAATGCGCAACGCCCGCCACAAAACCGACCACGGCCCACTCGATGCCACCTGCACCTGCTACACCTGCAAAGGTGTGACCCGACCCGACGGCACGGTCAGCGGCGGTTTCAGCCGCGCCTACCTGCACCACCTGGATCGCTGCGGCGAAATGCTCAGCCCGATGCTCTCATCCATCCACAACCTGCACTATTACCTGAACCTGATGACCGAGGTTCGGGCCGCGCTGGATGCGGGCACGTTTGGCGCGTTCCGCCAGCAGTTCAAAGCAGACCGGGCACGCGGGGTGTAA
- a CDS encoding HD-GYP domain-containing protein codes for MNNFQKRTAIRIASVSFFLACLASPIAWYVARENAEQSIVSLGIEESGRMLHRYDAVALDGPDAATKANDAAHTISGGMFDIVEIYGPQGNKLAGASTPDGKAIESRLPHHGRPNYTEAFYLGSKLANGVWALRVFVPLRDSATDLTRPITGYFEGVRVMPQWQQSQIFSSAWTAALMVGLAALLCGAVLYPVVVHLSNDNEKKAREVLDSHISMMEALGRAIAKRDSDTGAHNYRVAWIAANVAEQMGIQGAEMQALIAGSFLHDVGKIGIPDAILLKPGKLDDAEMAVMRTHVDQGKGIVTGMGWLDGANAVVASHHEKWNGQGYPEQLQGEAIPLSARIFAVADVFDALCSKRPYKEPLSFEATMTILEKDTGSHFDPAVMAVFKPMARSIYDRLAHSDESQTRALLEERVRQHFEYGV; via the coding sequence GTGAATAACTTCCAAAAACGCACCGCCATTCGTATTGCCAGCGTCAGCTTTTTTCTCGCCTGCTTGGCCAGTCCGATCGCCTGGTATGTGGCCCGTGAAAACGCCGAGCAAAGTATCGTGTCCCTCGGCATTGAAGAGTCCGGCCGTATGCTGCACCGCTATGACGCAGTGGCACTGGACGGCCCCGATGCGGCCACCAAAGCCAATGATGCGGCACACACCATCAGCGGCGGCATGTTCGACATTGTGGAAATTTACGGCCCGCAAGGCAACAAACTCGCCGGAGCCAGCACCCCGGATGGCAAAGCCATCGAATCCAGACTGCCACACCATGGCCGACCCAACTACACCGAAGCCTTTTACCTCGGCTCCAAACTCGCCAACGGCGTGTGGGCGCTGCGGGTTTTTGTGCCACTGCGCGACTCGGCCACCGATCTGACGCGCCCTATCACCGGCTATTTTGAAGGCGTGCGGGTGATGCCCCAATGGCAACAAAGCCAGATATTCTCCAGCGCCTGGACGGCTGCACTGATGGTGGGTTTGGCCGCATTACTCTGCGGTGCAGTGCTGTACCCGGTGGTGGTTCACCTGTCCAACGACAACGAAAAAAAAGCCCGTGAAGTGCTCGACTCCCACATTTCCATGATGGAAGCCCTTGGCCGCGCCATTGCAAAGCGGGACTCCGACACCGGTGCCCACAATTACCGCGTGGCCTGGATAGCGGCCAACGTGGCCGAACAGATGGGAATCCAGGGGGCGGAGATGCAGGCGCTGATAGCCGGTAGTTTTTTGCACGATGTCGGCAAAATTGGCATCCCGGATGCCATCCTGCTCAAGCCCGGCAAGCTTGATGATGCCGAAATGGCCGTCATGCGCACCCATGTCGACCAGGGCAAGGGCATCGTCACCGGCATGGGCTGGCTCGACGGGGCCAACGCGGTGGTGGCCTCTCACCACGAAAAATGGAACGGTCAGGGCTACCCGGAGCAACTCCAAGGCGAGGCCATCCCGCTGTCTGCGCGGATTTTTGCCGTCGCGGACGTGTTTGATGCCCTGTGCTCGAAACGCCCCTACAAAGAGCCCCTGAGCTTTGAGGCCACCATGACCATTCTTGAAAAAGATACCGGTAGCCACTTTGACCCCGCCGTGATGGCCGTCTTCAAGCCCATGGCCCGCAGCATTTACGACCGCTTGGCCCACAGCGACGAAAGTCAAACCCGGGCTTTGCTGGAAGAACGGGTGCGCCAGCACTTTGAGTATGGTGTCTGA
- the queA gene encoding tRNA preQ1(34) S-adenosylmethionine ribosyltransferase-isomerase QueA, which translates to MHTTASSATRTLTLSDFDFVLPPELIAQHPAPERSASRLLDGTGRTPVDRIFRDLPAQLQAGDLMVFNDTRVMNARLFGEKPTGGKLELLIERVLGGNQVAAHMRVSKKPEVGTTVSLVGTPGSHDHLSATLLGRWPDEQGQMFRFVLSNDAGDDPFTIMARHGHVPLPPYITHSDSAEDAQRYQTVFAKNPGAVAAPTAALHFDEALLARIDALGVQRAHVTLHVGAGTFQPVKTENLAEHQMHSEWYEVPPATQRAITDCRARGGRVIAVGTTTVRTLESWALSGQTTGDTRIFITPGFEFQLVDALITNFHLPKSSLMMLVSAFAGYEHIMALYHHAIHNQYRFFSYGDAMWLTRHTAHSGVAA; encoded by the coding sequence ATGCACACCACAGCCTCCAGCGCCACGCGCACCTTGACCCTCAGCGATTTTGATTTTGTCTTGCCGCCCGAGCTGATTGCCCAGCACCCGGCCCCCGAGCGCAGCGCCTCACGCCTGCTCGACGGCACCGGCCGCACGCCGGTAGACCGCATTTTTCGGGATCTGCCCGCGCAGTTGCAAGCGGGTGACCTGATGGTGTTCAACGATACCCGGGTCATGAACGCCCGCCTGTTTGGCGAAAAACCCACCGGCGGCAAGCTTGAACTCTTGATTGAGCGTGTGCTGGGTGGCAACCAGGTGGCCGCCCACATGCGGGTAAGCAAAAAACCCGAGGTCGGCACCACCGTCAGCCTGGTCGGCACCCCCGGCAGCCATGACCACCTGAGCGCCACCCTGCTGGGACGCTGGCCGGATGAACAGGGGCAGATGTTTCGCTTTGTGCTGTCCAACGACGCGGGCGACGACCCGTTCACCATCATGGCACGCCACGGCCATGTGCCGCTACCGCCCTACATCACCCACAGCGACTCCGCGGAAGATGCGCAACGCTACCAGACCGTGTTTGCCAAAAACCCCGGCGCGGTGGCGGCCCCCACGGCGGCGCTGCATTTTGACGAAGCCCTGTTGGCCCGGATCGATGCCCTGGGTGTGCAGCGTGCGCATGTGACGCTGCATGTCGGCGCGGGCACATTCCAGCCGGTCAAGACCGAAAACCTGGCGGAACACCAGATGCACAGCGAATGGTATGAAGTGCCGCCAGCCACCCAGAGGGCAATCACCGACTGCCGCGCACGTGGCGGGCGAGTGATTGCCGTGGGAACAACGACGGTACGTACCCTGGAATCGTGGGCTTTGAGTGGCCAGACCACGGGCGACACCCGCATCTTCATCACCCCCGGTTTTGAGTTCCAGCTGGTGGATGCCTTGATCACCAACTTTCACCTGCCCAAATCCAGCCTGATGATGTTGGTCAGCGCTTTTGCCGGGTACGAGCACATCATGGCGCTGTACCATCACGCGATCCACAACCAGTACCGATTTTTCAGCTACGGCGATGCCATGTGGCTGACACGACACACTGCACACAGCGGGGTTGCGGCTTAA
- a CDS encoding OmpA family protein yields MTTLTTCNRPLIVGLSAIVLLVSGCAEMNDTQRGTAMGAGLGALAGAVIGDSGKSAAIGAGVGALGGYIWSNQMAKKKAAMEQATAGTGVAVTQTADNQLKLNIPSDISFDTGRANIKPNLHPILDQFAQGLSGQPNTEVRIVGHTDSTGTDAINNPLSVNRAASARDYLVSRGVDSRRIQIDGRGSYEPIADNSSDSGRARNRRIEIFLAERAVAVR; encoded by the coding sequence ATGACAACTTTAACCACATGCAACCGTCCTTTGATCGTCGGCCTGAGCGCCATCGTGTTACTGGTCAGCGGCTGTGCCGAGATGAATGACACACAACGTGGTACCGCCATGGGGGCGGGTTTGGGCGCGCTGGCGGGCGCGGTGATTGGTGATAGTGGCAAATCTGCCGCCATTGGTGCCGGCGTGGGGGCGCTGGGTGGCTACATCTGGTCGAACCAGATGGCGAAGAAAAAAGCCGCCATGGAGCAGGCCACGGCGGGCACCGGTGTGGCCGTGACACAAACCGCCGATAACCAGCTCAAGCTCAATATTCCGAGCGACATTTCGTTTGACACGGGCCGTGCCAACATCAAGCCCAATCTGCACCCCATCCTGGACCAGTTTGCCCAGGGCCTGAGCGGCCAGCCCAACACGGAGGTGCGTATCGTCGGTCACACCGACAGCACGGGCACGGATGCCATCAACAACCCCTTGTCGGTGAACCGGGCGGCCAGTGCGCGTGATTATTTAGTGTCGCGCGGTGTGGATTCCCGCCGCATTCAGATTGATGGCCGGGGTTCCTACGAACCGATTGCAGACAACAGCAGCGATTCTGGACGCGCCAGAAACCGCCGCATCGAGATATTCCTGGCCGAGCGGGCTGTAGCCGTACGTTGA
- a CDS encoding ABC transporter ATP-binding protein — MAELLLDAVSQSYGTRQIIADLSFTLASGEIGCLLGPSGCGKTTALRCISGFEPIQSGEIRIDAEVVSRPGVMQAAEKRRVGMVFQDYALFPHLTVTQNISFGLHKGSSQSNQARVTELLQLVGLEQHAHQFPHQLSGGQQQRVALARALAPRPRLILMDEPFSNLDVELRERLSIEVRNILKREATTALIVTHDQNEAFSLADWVGVMHQGRIQQWDTPYNLYHKPANRFVADFVGQGTLLTGQVINAHQVRTELGELDGSIPLDCNPQGCHDCARDCHVDVLLRPDDIVHDDDSPLQAEVENKAFRGAEFLYTLKLPSGQRALSLVPSHHNHAIGERIGIKLAADHVVVFR, encoded by the coding sequence ATGGCTGAACTGCTTCTTGATGCCGTCTCACAGTCGTATGGCACGCGACAAATCATTGCTGACCTGAGCTTTACCCTGGCCAGTGGCGAGATTGGCTGCTTGCTAGGACCCTCTGGTTGCGGCAAGACAACCGCGCTGCGCTGTATCTCGGGCTTTGAGCCGATCCAGAGCGGTGAAATTCGCATCGACGCAGAGGTGGTCAGCCGTCCCGGTGTCATGCAAGCGGCCGAAAAACGCCGGGTGGGCATGGTGTTTCAGGATTACGCACTGTTTCCGCATTTGACGGTGACCCAAAATATCAGCTTTGGCCTGCACAAAGGCTCCAGCCAGTCCAACCAGGCTCGTGTGACCGAATTGCTGCAGCTGGTGGGTCTGGAACAGCACGCCCACCAGTTCCCACACCAGCTCTCGGGGGGGCAGCAGCAACGGGTGGCGCTGGCGCGGGCGTTGGCTCCACGCCCGCGGCTGATCTTGATGGACGAGCCGTTCTCCAACCTGGATGTGGAGTTGCGTGAACGCCTGTCGATTGAGGTACGCAATATCCTGAAGCGGGAGGCCACCACCGCGCTGATCGTCACCCATGATCAGAACGAAGCGTTTTCACTGGCCGACTGGGTGGGGGTCATGCACCAAGGACGCATCCAGCAGTGGGACACGCCCTACAACCTGTACCACAAGCCTGCCAACCGTTTTGTGGCCGACTTTGTGGGCCAGGGGACGCTGCTGACGGGGCAGGTCATCAATGCCCACCAGGTGAGAACCGAGTTGGGGGAGCTTGACGGCTCCATTCCACTGGATTGCAACCCGCAAGGTTGTCATGACTGCGCGCGAGACTGCCATGTGGATGTGTTGCTGCGTCCTGATGATATCGTCCACGATGATGACAGCCCGCTACAGGCCGAGGTGGAGAACAAGGCCTTTCGGGGTGCCGAGTTTCTCTACACCCTTAAATTACCCAGTGGTCAGCGCGCCCTGTCTTTGGTGCCCTCGCACCATAACCACGCCATCGGCGAAAGGATTGGGATCAAGCTGGCCGCTGACCACGTGGTGGTGTTTCGGTAG
- a CDS encoding ABC transporter permease has translation MTDHTLPQRPSPEPGVITSAGFRLDGWGLFATLVAALVLVPVLVSFSSFAEINRDLLAHLTQFVLPELILNTVWLILGVALGVSVLGVSLAWLVAMCDFPGRRWLDWALLLPLALPAYVTAFVAIDLLDFSGPLQSWLRQGWGVTGLPDIRSRGGVIGVMSLALYPYVYLIAKNAFATQGAIALEAAQSLGLSRRQGFVRVALPMARPWIAAGVMLALMETLADFGTMAVFNYDTFTTAIYKAWYSLFSLPAAAQLASILILFVLLVVVFEQRSRAQMRYSTVGRSAASRRISLTPGLAWLAFAYAVTVLLLAFLIPVTQLVLWTREVILQDLDARYWAFAWHSVLLAGMGALMVVAVGLLLAYAGRHRPGSFMAWTQRLATLGYAFPGAVLAVGLFIPVATLDNWLIDTTRSWFGFQGTGILKGTLLVMLLAYLVRFLAVGFGPIDSGLHRITRNVDEAARSLGTSTSGLLTRVHLPMLRTSLRTAAVLVFVDIMKEMPITLMTRPFGWDTLAVRVFEMTSEGEWARAALPSLAIVLTGIIPVILLTWSPRPSRT, from the coding sequence TTGACTGATCACACCCTCCCCCAGCGTCCATCACCCGAACCCGGTGTCATAACTAGCGCCGGTTTTCGGCTTGATGGCTGGGGCTTGTTTGCAACGCTGGTGGCGGCACTGGTCTTGGTGCCGGTGCTGGTCAGCTTTTCTTCGTTTGCTGAAATCAATCGTGACCTCCTGGCGCATCTGACCCAGTTTGTCTTGCCTGAGCTGATCCTCAATACAGTCTGGCTGATTCTGGGAGTCGCCTTGGGTGTCAGCGTGCTGGGGGTTTCGCTGGCCTGGCTGGTGGCCATGTGTGACTTTCCCGGGCGGCGCTGGCTGGATTGGGCTTTGCTGCTGCCGCTGGCTTTGCCGGCCTATGTGACGGCGTTTGTGGCGATTGACCTGCTGGACTTCAGCGGCCCCTTGCAGAGCTGGCTGCGCCAGGGCTGGGGCGTGACCGGCTTGCCCGACATTCGCTCGCGTGGTGGGGTCATTGGGGTCATGTCATTGGCGCTGTATCCCTATGTTTACCTGATTGCCAAAAACGCCTTTGCCACGCAGGGGGCGATTGCGCTGGAGGCGGCCCAGTCACTCGGGTTGTCACGCAGGCAAGGTTTTGTCAGAGTCGCTCTGCCCATGGCCCGGCCATGGATTGCCGCGGGGGTGATGCTGGCGCTGATGGAGACACTGGCCGACTTTGGCACCATGGCCGTCTTCAACTACGACACCTTCACCACCGCCATCTACAAGGCCTGGTACAGCCTGTTTTCGCTGCCAGCAGCCGCGCAACTGGCATCCATCCTGATTCTGTTTGTGCTGCTGGTGGTGGTCTTTGAGCAGCGCTCCCGCGCCCAGATGCGCTACAGCACGGTTGGGCGTAGCGCAGCATCGCGTCGTATTTCACTCACCCCCGGCCTGGCCTGGCTGGCGTTTGCCTACGCAGTGACGGTGTTGTTGCTGGCGTTCTTGATTCCGGTTACACAGCTGGTGCTGTGGACACGCGAAGTCATCCTGCAAGACCTTGACGCACGCTACTGGGCCTTTGCCTGGCATTCGGTGTTGCTGGCCGGCATGGGGGCGCTGATGGTGGTGGCCGTGGGGTTACTGCTGGCTTATGCAGGCAGGCATCGCCCCGGAAGCTTCATGGCATGGACCCAGCGACTGGCCACGCTGGGTTATGCCTTTCCCGGTGCGGTGCTGGCGGTCGGGCTATTTATCCCCGTGGCTACGCTGGACAACTGGTTGATCGACACCACCCGCAGCTGGTTTGGATTCCAGGGCACCGGAATCCTCAAAGGCACCTTGCTGGTGATGTTGTTGGCGTATCTGGTGCGATTCCTGGCGGTGGGTTTTGGCCCCATCGACAGTGGTTTACACCGTATCACCCGCAATGTGGACGAAGCGGCTCGCAGCCTGGGCACCAGCACTTCCGGCCTGTTGACACGGGTGCACCTGCCCATGTTGCGCACCAGCCTGCGCACGGCGGCTGTGCTGGTGTTTGTGGACATCATGAAAGAGATGCCGATCACCCTGATGACCCGGCCCTTTGGCTGGGACACCCTCGCGGTCAGGGTGTTCGAGATGACCTCTGAGGGTGAATGGGCACGCGCTGCGTTACCGTCACTCGCCATTGTGCTGACCGGCATCATTCCGGTGATTCTTTTGACCTGGTCTCCCAGACCATCACGAACCTGA
- a CDS encoding Fe(3+) ABC transporter substrate-binding protein, giving the protein MKLLSLICAVALATPALSALAEEVVVYSARNEQLIKPLFDTYTRDTGVQIKFITGGEGPLMERLKAEGQNTPADILLTVDAGNLWQAAHEGLLRPIQSKTLQENVPPHLRDPGNEWFGLSVRARTLVYNTTKVKPADLSTYEDLADPKWKGRLCLRTSKKVYNQSLVAMMITEHGEPKAQSIVKGWVSNLATAPFPDDTKAIEAVANGQCDVTLVNTYYFGRLMEKSPNLPVAIFWPNQNQANKDAGVHVNVSGAGVTHHAKNPAGAQKLLEWLSSDKAQNLFADNNLEYPVNPKVKPDQTVAAWGSFKQNLINVKEAGSLQAQAVKLMDRVGYK; this is encoded by the coding sequence ATGAAACTTCTTTCCTTGATCTGCGCCGTGGCGCTTGCAACCCCAGCCCTGAGTGCCCTTGCCGAAGAAGTGGTGGTGTATTCCGCCCGCAACGAGCAGCTCATCAAGCCGCTGTTTGATACCTACACCCGCGACACCGGTGTACAGATCAAGTTCATCACAGGTGGTGAAGGTCCCCTGATGGAGCGGCTGAAAGCCGAAGGCCAGAACACACCGGCCGACATACTGCTGACGGTGGATGCAGGCAACTTGTGGCAGGCTGCCCACGAGGGCCTGCTGCGCCCCATCCAGTCGAAAACGCTGCAAGAAAACGTGCCCCCCCATCTGCGTGACCCTGGTAACGAATGGTTTGGCCTGTCGGTCCGTGCGCGTACGCTGGTCTACAACACCACCAAAGTGAAGCCTGCCGACTTGTCCACTTACGAGGATCTGGCTGACCCCAAATGGAAAGGACGTTTATGCCTGCGTACATCCAAAAAGGTCTACAACCAAAGCCTGGTGGCGATGATGATCACCGAACATGGCGAGCCCAAGGCTCAGTCCATCGTCAAAGGCTGGGTCAGCAACCTGGCGACTGCACCTTTCCCCGATGACACCAAAGCCATTGAAGCGGTGGCCAATGGCCAATGTGATGTGACCTTGGTCAACACCTATTACTTCGGACGTCTGATGGAAAAAAGCCCGAATCTTCCCGTTGCCATTTTCTGGCCAAACCAGAATCAGGCAAACAAAGATGCGGGTGTACATGTGAATGTGTCGGGTGCCGGTGTCACCCACCACGCCAAAAATCCGGCCGGGGCGCAAAAACTGCTGGAGTGGCTGTCATCGGACAAGGCACAAAACCTGTTTGCGGACAACAATCTGGAATATCCGGTCAATCCCAAGGTCAAGCCTGACCAGACGGTGGCCGCCTGGGGCAGCTTCAAACAAAACCTGATCAATGTGAAAGAAGCCGGCAGCCTGCAAGCACAAGCGGTCAAGCTGATGGATCGCGTGGGATACAAATAA
- the recG gene encoding ATP-dependent DNA helicase RecG, with product MSPPLAQPSCPPLAKALTGPQKALRKLGLHRAIDLALHLPLRYEDETRLVKLREVREGDVAQVEGRVTHAEIKLSGHRQLLVTLDDGTGTCLLRFFTFYPSMQKALAVGSPVRVRGEIRGGFAGLTMMHPVVKPAGGVLATALTPVYPTVAGLSQSYLRRAIQAGLERAALSDTVPAEYLQEIGLQSLWNMRKALSFLHHPAPDVSLAALQDHSHPAWQRLKAEELLAQQLSQLQSRRERARLRAPVLAGQPGQRPRQPEPMAERPAAGPVADHTAVGEDLVAAAAPLMAQTLYARLLAALPFQLTAAQTRVVAEITQDIARPVPMHRLLQGDVGAGKTVVAALAAVACIDAGWQCALMAPTEILATQHFAKLVGWLHPLGITVAWLTGSQKAKERREMLALIASGQAQLVVGTHALIQDKVQFKNLALAVIDEQHRFGVAQRLALRSKLVDELEPHLLMMTATPIPRTLAMSYYADLDVSTIDELPPGRTPIITKVVNDARRDEVIARIRGQIEQGRQIYWVCPLIEESEALDLTNATETHAQLSEALPGVMVGLLHSRMPVPEKKAVMSLFTTGQMGVLVSTTVIEVGVDVPNASLMVIEHAERFGLSQLHQLRGRVGRGAAASACVLLYSTGDAPRLSETARERLKAMAETNDGFEIARRDLEIRGPGEFMGARQSGDAMLRFADVNEDAHLLDWARRLAPQMLDQHPALAEQHVLRWLGGKAEFLKA from the coding sequence ATGTCACCGCCGCTTGCCCAACCCTCTTGCCCACCCCTAGCCAAGGCCTTGACCGGTCCGCAAAAAGCCCTGCGCAAGCTCGGTCTTCACCGCGCCATTGATCTGGCACTGCACCTGCCGTTGCGTTATGAGGATGAAACCCGGCTGGTCAAACTGCGTGAGGTGCGCGAAGGTGATGTGGCCCAGGTGGAAGGCCGGGTGACCCATGCCGAGATCAAACTCAGTGGACATCGCCAGCTGCTGGTGACGCTGGACGACGGTACCGGCACCTGTTTGCTGCGTTTTTTCACCTTTTACCCCTCCATGCAAAAGGCGCTGGCTGTCGGCAGCCCGGTGCGGGTACGCGGGGAAATTCGTGGTGGTTTTGCCGGGTTGACCATGATGCACCCGGTGGTCAAACCGGCAGGCGGTGTTTTGGCCACGGCCCTCACGCCGGTTTATCCCACCGTGGCGGGCTTGTCGCAAAGCTATTTGCGCCGTGCGATTCAGGCAGGGTTGGAGCGGGCGGCCCTGTCAGACACCGTACCTGCCGAATATTTACAAGAAATTGGCCTGCAGTCCTTATGGAATATGCGCAAGGCGCTCTCATTTCTGCATCATCCGGCACCCGATGTGTCACTCGCTGCATTACAAGATCACAGTCACCCGGCCTGGCAGCGGCTGAAGGCTGAGGAATTGCTGGCGCAGCAACTCTCGCAACTGCAGTCGCGCCGCGAGCGCGCCCGGCTGCGGGCACCCGTGTTGGCGGGTCAGCCGGGTCAACGGCCACGCCAGCCTGAGCCGATGGCAGAACGGCCCGCAGCCGGGCCGGTGGCCGATCACACCGCGGTTGGTGAAGACCTTGTTGCCGCCGCCGCGCCCCTGATGGCGCAGACCTTGTATGCGCGCCTGCTGGCGGCCCTGCCGTTTCAACTGACGGCTGCCCAGACGCGGGTGGTGGCCGAGATCACCCAGGACATCGCCCGCCCCGTGCCCATGCACCGCCTGTTGCAGGGTGACGTGGGTGCGGGCAAAACCGTGGTGGCGGCGCTGGCGGCGGTGGCGTGTATCGATGCCGGTTGGCAATGTGCGCTGATGGCCCCGACTGAGATTCTGGCCACCCAGCACTTTGCCAAACTGGTCGGCTGGCTGCACCCGCTGGGCATCACCGTGGCCTGGCTCACCGGCAGCCAAAAGGCCAAGGAGCGGCGCGAAATGCTGGCGCTGATCGCCAGCGGCCAGGCGCAACTGGTAGTGGGCACCCACGCGCTGATTCAGGACAAGGTGCAGTTCAAAAACCTGGCGCTGGCCGTGATCGACGAGCAGCACCGCTTTGGCGTGGCGCAGCGGCTGGCTTTGCGCAGCAAGCTGGTGGATGAGCTGGAGCCGCACCTGTTGATGATGACCGCCACCCCGATTCCGCGCACGCTGGCGATGAGCTACTACGCTGATCTGGACGTCTCCACCATCGACGAGCTGCCGCCGGGGCGCACCCCCATCATCACCAAGGTGGTCAACGATGCGCGCCGGGACGAGGTGATTGCCCGCATCCGTGGGCAAATTGAGCAGGGCCGACAAATCTACTGGGTTTGCCCCTTGATTGAAGAAAGCGAGGCGCTCGACTTGACCAACGCCACCGAAACCCACGCCCAGCTCAGCGAAGCCTTGCCCGGTGTGATGGTTGGCTTGCTGCATTCACGTATGCCGGTGCCGGAGAAAAAAGCCGTGATGAGCCTGTTCACCACCGGCCAGATGGGTGTGCTGGTCAGCACCACGGTGATTGAGGTTGGGGTGGACGTGCCCAATGCCTCGCTGATGGTGATCGAACACGCCGAGCGCTTTGGCCTGAGCCAGTTGCACCAGTTGCGTGGCCGGGTTGGGCGCGGTGCGGCGGCCTCGGCCTGTGTGCTGCTGTATTCCACCGGGGATGCACCGCGCCTGAGTGAGACGGCACGCGAGCGGCTCAAGGCCATGGCGGAGACCAACGACGGCTTCGAGATTGCCCGGCGCGACCTGGAAATTCGTGGCCCTGGCGAGTTCATGGGTGCGCGCCAGTCGGGCGATGCCATGCTGCGTTTTGCTGACGTGAATGAGGATGCCCACCTGCTCGACTGGGCCCGCCGCCTGGCCCCGCAGATGCTGGATCAGCACCCGGCGCTGGCCGAGCAGCATGTGCTGCGCTGGCTGGGCGGCAAGGCGGAGTTTTTGAAGGCTTGA
- a CDS encoding DUF2007 domain-containing protein, with product MPRLTQAPNLAIATLWADALKGEGIATSVQRQYLSSVAGELPPDQCLPEVWIQDAAQEVRARELLYQLQHVPQRRWRCSCGELVEGGFEQCWACAAWMPR from the coding sequence ATGCCCCGCTTGACTCAAGCCCCCAACCTCGCCATCGCCACCTTGTGGGCCGATGCGCTCAAGGGTGAAGGTATTGCCACCAGCGTGCAGCGCCAGTACCTGAGCAGCGTGGCCGGTGAGCTGCCGCCCGACCAGTGCCTGCCCGAGGTGTGGATTCAGGACGCGGCGCAGGAGGTGCGGGCGCGTGAACTGCTGTACCAGCTGCAACATGTGCCGCAGCGGCGCTGGCGTTGCAGTTGTGGCGAACTGGTCGAAGGTGGCTTTGAGCAATGCTGGGCCTGCGCCGCCTGGATGCCGCGCTAA